One genomic window of Candidatus Nitrospira inopinata includes the following:
- the gmd gene encoding GDP-mannose 4,6-dehydratase, protein MTKKALITGITGQDGSYLAELLLSKGYEVYGIIRRSSSFNTARIDPLYQDPHTPDVRLRLVYGDLNDASSLNRILRTVQPDEIYNLGAQSHVRVSFDIPEYTAEITALGTVRLLEAIRESGLRPKFYQASSSEMFGKVQEIPQRETTPFYPRSPYGAAKLYGHWITVNYREAYGLFACSGILFNHESPRRGETFVTRKITKAAARIKLGIQQELYLGNLDAKRDWGYAGDYVEAMWLMLQQEDPDDYVIATGETHSVREFLDVAFGHLDLDWKRYVKIDPKYYRPTEVDLLIGDAGKAKARLHWEPKVLFKELAVMMVEADLRMERERLEGTRNYPKSEQG, encoded by the coding sequence ATGACCAAGAAAGCGTTGATCACCGGCATCACCGGCCAAGACGGGTCCTATCTGGCCGAACTGTTGTTGAGCAAGGGATATGAAGTGTACGGCATCATCCGCCGTTCCAGTTCGTTCAATACGGCCAGGATCGATCCTCTGTATCAAGATCCCCACACGCCGGATGTCCGGTTGCGGCTGGTCTATGGCGATTTGAACGACGCCAGCTCGCTCAACAGAATTTTACGGACCGTTCAGCCGGACGAAATTTACAATCTTGGGGCGCAAAGTCACGTGCGGGTGAGTTTCGACATTCCGGAGTACACGGCGGAGATTACCGCGCTGGGCACGGTGCGGTTGCTTGAAGCGATTCGGGAGTCCGGTCTCCGCCCCAAGTTTTATCAAGCCTCGTCCAGCGAGATGTTCGGCAAGGTGCAGGAGATTCCCCAACGTGAAACGACGCCCTTTTATCCGCGAAGCCCCTATGGGGCGGCCAAGCTGTACGGCCATTGGATCACGGTCAACTACCGCGAAGCCTACGGGCTCTTCGCGTGCAGCGGCATTTTGTTCAACCACGAGTCGCCTCGTCGGGGCGAAACCTTCGTGACCAGAAAAATCACGAAGGCCGCCGCCCGCATCAAGCTGGGAATACAGCAGGAGCTGTATCTCGGCAATCTCGACGCCAAGCGGGACTGGGGCTACGCGGGGGACTACGTGGAAGCGATGTGGTTGATGCTCCAGCAGGAGGACCCCGACGATTATGTGATTGCGACGGGCGAAACCCATTCCGTCAGGGAGTTTTTGGACGTGGCGTTCGGCCATCTGGATTTGGATTGGAAGCGGTACGTCAAAATCGATCCCAAATACTATCGTCCCACGGAGGTGGATCTCCTCATCGGCGACGCCGGGAAAGCGAAGGCTCGGCTTCATTGGGAGCCGAAGGTCCTGTTCAAAGAATTGGCCGTTATGATGGTCGAGGCCGATCTCCGCATGGAGCGTGAGCGGCTGGAAGGCACCAGAAACTACCCCAAGTCCGAGCAAGGCTGA
- a CDS encoding nucleotidyltransferase domain-containing protein, translating to MTPSIESDPILRAFLERIASVRPLIKRIVLFGSRARGTHRSDSDYDVLLVVSRKDDALLDVLYDAVMDVLLEHGRLVSLKVFPEREFSRLQSLRSPFMEHVNREGVLIG from the coding sequence GTGACTCCATCGATTGAGTCGGATCCCATCCTCCGTGCGTTTTTGGAACGAATCGCTTCAGTCCGTCCGTTGATCAAACGGATCGTCCTGTTCGGTTCGCGCGCTAGGGGAACCCATCGATCCGACTCGGATTATGATGTGCTCCTTGTCGTCTCTCGGAAAGATGACGCGTTGCTCGATGTCCTCTATGACGCGGTGATGGACGTCCTGTTGGAGCACGGGCGGTTGGTGTCGTTGAAGGTGTTTCCGGAACGGGAATTTTCCAGATTGCAATCGTTGCGGAGTCCCTTCATGGAGCACGTGAACCGGGAAGGAGTGCTCATTGGATAG
- the rfbA gene encoding glucose-1-phosphate thymidylyltransferase RfbA has translation MSQDSRSGQTVKRKGIILAGGAGTRLHPATLSISKQLLPVFDKPMIYYPLSTLMLAGIRDILVISTPQDTPRFEQLLGKGEQWGARIHYAVQPSPDGLAQAFLIGESFIGDDVSALVLGDNIFYGHDFQRLLNSAMARTDGATIFAYHVHDPERYGVAEFDGQGRVRSLEEKPAKPKSNYAVTGLYFYDRRVVEYAKSLKPSARGELEITDLNRLYLQEGLLHVEVMGRGYAWLDTGTHESLLDAGQFIATLEHRQGLKVACPEEIAYRQGWIDAAQVERLAQPLAKNGYGKYLLRIIKENVF, from the coding sequence ATGAGTCAAGATTCTCGATCCGGTCAGACGGTTAAAAGAAAAGGCATCATCCTGGCCGGAGGGGCCGGCACGCGACTGCATCCGGCGACCCTGTCGATCAGCAAACAGTTGCTCCCGGTGTTCGACAAGCCGATGATCTACTACCCCCTCAGCACCCTCATGTTGGCGGGGATCAGGGATATCCTCGTCATTTCCACGCCGCAAGATACTCCGCGGTTCGAGCAGCTTCTTGGCAAAGGGGAACAATGGGGGGCGCGGATCCACTATGCCGTTCAGCCGTCGCCGGACGGGTTGGCGCAGGCTTTTCTGATCGGCGAATCCTTCATCGGTGACGATGTGTCGGCCTTGGTGCTGGGGGATAACATTTTCTACGGCCATGATTTTCAACGCTTGCTGAACAGCGCGATGGCCCGCACCGACGGAGCCACGATCTTTGCCTATCATGTTCACGATCCTGAGCGGTACGGCGTGGCCGAATTCGATGGGCAAGGCAGGGTTCGGTCATTGGAGGAAAAACCCGCGAAGCCCAAATCGAACTATGCCGTGACCGGTCTCTATTTTTATGATCGACGGGTGGTCGAGTATGCCAAGAGCCTCAAACCGTCGGCCCGAGGCGAGCTGGAGATTACGGATCTGAATCGGCTGTATTTGCAAGAGGGGCTGCTGCATGTGGAGGTCATGGGGCGAGGCTATGCGTGGCTTGATACCGGCACCCATGAGTCGTTGCTGGATGCCGGTCAGTTCATCGCCACGCTGGAACATCGCCAAGGGCTCAAGGTGGCCTGTCCCGAAGAGATCGCCTATCGGCAGGGCTGGATCGATGCGGCTCAAGTGGAACGGCTGGCGCAACCGTTGGCCAAAAACGGCTACGGCAAATATCTGCTGCGGATCATCAAAGAAAACGTGTTCTGA
- a CDS encoding winged helix-turn-helix transcriptional regulator, giving the protein MDLQGQRDLLLLTELERGEAITQRSLATKLGVALGLTNLCLKRLARKGYIKITTIPPHRVRYLLTPQGFAEKSRLTSEYVKYSLSYYRDTRRRLKATLEKPVRSGAKRLAVCGTGELAELAYLTLRELELTLVGFVDDRSAGTFLSYPVRPIASLSEWEFDGLLIADLEHGPQILARLVRQGIPKEKIFSIGLAADGASASCDVKRAEETQERQRQTG; this is encoded by the coding sequence ATGGATCTTCAAGGCCAGCGAGACCTTCTGCTGCTGACCGAGTTGGAGCGAGGTGAAGCGATCACCCAACGCTCGCTTGCAACCAAGCTGGGCGTGGCTTTGGGGCTCACGAATCTCTGTCTCAAACGGCTGGCGAGAAAAGGCTACATCAAGATCACCACGATTCCTCCGCACCGCGTTCGCTATCTGCTCACGCCGCAGGGGTTTGCCGAGAAGTCTCGGCTGACGAGCGAATACGTGAAGTATTCCCTCTCGTACTACCGCGACACGCGACGTCGTCTGAAGGCAACATTGGAAAAGCCGGTTCGATCGGGGGCGAAAAGACTGGCGGTCTGCGGGACCGGCGAACTGGCCGAACTGGCGTATCTGACGCTGCGGGAACTTGAACTCACCCTCGTGGGCTTCGTGGACGATCGGTCCGCGGGAACCTTTTTGTCGTATCCGGTCCGGCCGATCGCGTCGCTGAGCGAATGGGAATTCGACGGGCTGTTGATCGCCGATTTGGAGCATGGCCCGCAAATCCTGGCCCGGCTGGTGCGGCAGGGGATTCCGAAGGAGAAGATTTTCAGCATCGGCCTCGCCGCCGACGGCGCATCCGCCTCTTGCGACGTGAAACGCGCCGAAGAAACACAAGAACGACAAAGACAGACCGGATAG
- the cysC gene encoding adenylyl-sulfate kinase — MNVQMSTNVVWHRAIVTRAQREEQNGHRSVILWFTGLSGSGKSTLAHAVEDRLYRQGCRAFVLDGDNVRHGLCGDLGFSIRDRQENIRRVGEMAKLFLEAGMIVLTAFISPYRADRERVREMVKEGEFLEIYCNAPIEVCEARDVKGMYKKARAGEIAEFTGVSSPYEAPERPDLVVETGRLDLEECIRLVMSELERRGAIEKHL, encoded by the coding sequence ATGAATGTTCAGATGTCAACAAATGTGGTTTGGCATCGGGCCATCGTGACCCGCGCTCAGCGTGAGGAACAGAATGGCCATCGCAGTGTGATTCTCTGGTTTACAGGATTATCCGGCTCCGGAAAATCGACGCTGGCCCATGCAGTGGAAGATCGGTTGTATCGACAAGGCTGTCGAGCCTTCGTATTGGACGGAGACAACGTGCGTCACGGACTCTGCGGCGATCTAGGGTTTTCGATTCGTGACCGTCAGGAGAATATCCGCCGTGTCGGCGAAATGGCGAAGTTGTTCCTGGAAGCAGGGATGATAGTGTTGACGGCGTTCATTTCCCCCTATCGAGCCGATCGAGAACGTGTGCGTGAAATGGTGAAAGAAGGGGAATTTCTGGAGATCTATTGCAACGCGCCGATCGAGGTCTGCGAAGCGAGAGACGTCAAGGGGATGTACAAGAAGGCGAGAGCCGGAGAGATCGCCGAGTTTACCGGTGTCTCGTCCCCCTATGAAGCCCCGGAGCGGCCGGATCTTGTCGTGGAAACCGGTCGTTTAGACCTTGAGGAGTGCATAAGGCTGGTCATGAGCGAGCTGGAGCGGCGCGGTGCGATCGAGAAGCACCTCTAA
- a CDS encoding GDP-L-fucose synthase family protein, producing MEKEARIYVAGHRGMVGSAVLRLLQSRGYANLLVKTSNELDLRDGRLVAQWFTEAKPDYVIVAAAKVGGIWANNTRPAEFIYDNLAIQTNLIHQAHLHGVRKLLLLGSSCIYPRDSPQPIREEHLLTGPLEKTNEWYAVAKIAGIKMCQAYRRQYGRDFIAAMPTNLYGPNDNFDLESAHVLPALIRRFHEAKQSGVAPTLWGSGTPRREFLHVDDCAEACLSLMDGYSGEEIVNVGAGRDISIAELATLVAEAVGYRGEIRWDRTKPDGTPRKLMDSSKVLAMGWRPRIGLREGIERTYEWYRAQVAAEPLVRESVR from the coding sequence ATGGAGAAAGAAGCGCGCATCTACGTGGCCGGTCATCGCGGGATGGTGGGATCCGCGGTGCTTCGTCTGTTGCAATCTCGCGGCTACGCCAATCTGCTCGTCAAAACCAGCAACGAGCTGGACTTGCGCGACGGCCGTTTGGTCGCCCAATGGTTTACGGAAGCCAAGCCGGACTACGTGATCGTCGCGGCGGCCAAGGTCGGCGGCATCTGGGCCAACAACACGCGCCCGGCGGAATTCATCTATGACAATCTGGCGATTCAAACCAATCTGATTCATCAGGCTCACCTCCACGGCGTCAGGAAATTGCTTCTGTTGGGGTCGTCCTGCATTTATCCTCGTGACAGCCCCCAGCCGATTCGGGAAGAGCATTTGCTGACCGGTCCGCTTGAGAAAACCAATGAATGGTACGCCGTGGCCAAGATCGCCGGCATCAAAATGTGCCAGGCCTACCGGCGGCAATACGGCCGCGATTTCATTGCCGCTATGCCCACCAACCTGTACGGACCAAACGACAATTTCGATCTGGAGAGCGCCCACGTCTTGCCGGCGCTGATCCGTCGGTTTCATGAGGCGAAACAGAGCGGTGTGGCCCCGACCCTTTGGGGAAGCGGAACGCCCCGCCGCGAGTTCCTGCACGTCGACGATTGCGCGGAAGCTTGTTTGTCTCTAATGGACGGGTACTCCGGTGAAGAGATCGTGAACGTGGGGGCAGGGCGGGACATTTCGATCGCCGAGCTGGCGACGCTGGTTGCGGAAGCCGTGGGGTATCGGGGGGAGATCCGCTGGGATCGGACGAAGCCGGACGGCACGCCAAGGAAACTAATGGACAGCTCCAAGGTGCTGGCGATGGGCTGGCGGCCGCGCATCGGGTTGAGAGAAGGGATCGAGCGGACGTACGAGTGGTATCGGGCGCAGGTGGCCGCGGAACCGCTTGTCCGCGAGTCCGTCCGGTGA
- a CDS encoding DegT/DnrJ/EryC1/StrS family aminotransferase — protein MAVPLLDLKTHHEPIREEILSALRQTFTSNQFILGPDVGKLEERVAAYCQAQHGIGVTSGTDALLLSLMALGVGPGDEVITPCYSFFATAGVVARLRAKPVFVDIDPVSFNIDPSKIEAAVTPKTKAIIPVHLYGQCAEMAPILEIARRHGFSVVEDAAQAIGSEYRDGRRACSMGTVGCLSFFPSKNLGCLGDGGMVVTNDRDLADRLKILRVHGSHPKYYHKLIGGNFRLDTIQAAVLNVKLNYLDGWTKRRQDNAERYRSLFQQSGLVRRGVVRLPEAVYRESGAKHHHIYNQFVLRVERRDELMAHLKQNEIGAEIYYPVPFHLQECFGYLGYREGDFPESERAARETIAIPIYPELTPAQQTEVVEAVASFYA, from the coding sequence ATGGCGGTCCCCTTACTTGATCTGAAGACGCATCACGAGCCGATTCGCGAGGAGATCTTGAGCGCGTTGCGGCAGACCTTCACGAGCAACCAGTTCATCCTTGGGCCGGACGTCGGCAAGTTGGAAGAGCGGGTGGCCGCGTACTGTCAAGCCCAGCATGGCATCGGCGTGACGTCGGGAACCGATGCGTTGTTGCTGTCGCTCATGGCGCTGGGAGTCGGTCCGGGCGACGAAGTCATCACCCCCTGCTATTCGTTTTTTGCGACGGCCGGCGTCGTCGCCCGGCTTCGCGCCAAGCCCGTGTTCGTCGACATCGATCCCGTGAGCTTCAACATCGACCCGTCGAAGATCGAAGCCGCGGTGACGCCGAAGACCAAAGCGATCATCCCCGTGCATCTGTACGGCCAGTGCGCCGAGATGGCGCCGATTCTGGAGATCGCGCGGCGTCACGGTTTTTCCGTCGTGGAAGACGCCGCCCAGGCCATCGGATCGGAGTATCGGGACGGCCGGCGGGCCTGCAGCATGGGGACGGTCGGCTGCCTCTCGTTTTTCCCCAGCAAGAACTTGGGGTGCTTGGGGGATGGCGGAATGGTCGTCACAAACGACCGCGACCTGGCGGATCGCCTGAAAATTCTGCGCGTTCACGGGAGCCACCCGAAGTACTACCACAAGTTGATCGGAGGCAATTTTCGGCTCGACACGATTCAGGCCGCGGTGTTGAACGTCAAATTGAATTATCTTGATGGATGGACGAAGCGCCGGCAGGACAATGCGGAGCGGTATCGCTCGTTGTTTCAGCAGAGCGGCTTGGTGCGGCGGGGAGTCGTCCGGCTGCCCGAAGCCGTGTATCGCGAGTCCGGCGCGAAGCATCACCACATTTACAACCAGTTCGTGCTGCGGGTCGAGCGGCGCGACGAGCTGATGGCGCATCTGAAACAAAACGAGATCGGAGCCGAAATCTACTATCCGGTTCCCTTTCACCTCCAAGAATGTTTCGGGTACCTGGGCTATCGCGAAGGAGACTTCCCCGAATCGGAGCGGGCCGCTCGGGAGACCATCGCGATTCCCATTTATCCGGAACTCACGCCCGCCCAACAAACCGAGGTAGTGGAAGCCGTCGCGTCGTTTTATGCATAA
- a CDS encoding HEPN domain-containing protein has protein sequence MDRAQQELIRGYLAKAREKARVARDLYAKGEWDDAISRAYYAAYHAAQAALLTEGQRADTHKGVVTLFGLLLVKTGKLDKRWGKLLSNLKDDRETGDYDALSYLDEETARRAVREADEFVAAVDRYIAGLAS, from the coding sequence TTGGATAGGGCGCAGCAGGAACTCATCCGCGGCTATCTGGCCAAGGCGCGCGAGAAGGCGCGGGTGGCCCGCGACCTGTACGCCAAGGGAGAGTGGGACGACGCGATTTCCCGCGCCTACTATGCCGCCTACCACGCGGCGCAGGCGGCTCTCTTGACGGAAGGACAACGCGCGGACACCCACAAGGGCGTCGTGACCCTGTTCGGCCTGTTGCTGGTGAAAACCGGCAAGCTGGACAAACGGTGGGGAAAGCTGTTGAGCAACCTGAAAGACGATCGCGAAACCGGCGACTACGACGCCTTGTCCTACTTGGACGAAGAAACCGCGCGTCGCGCCGTCCGGGAGGCGGACGAGTTCGTGGCGGCCGTTGATCGATACATAGCCGGCCTTGCGTCTTGA
- a CDS encoding UpxY family transcription antiterminator yields the protein MTVETAVEMNPINRTDQARTDQADQSASWYALRTKSRHEKVVRDQLDRQGIEQLLPTVRRLSQWKDRKKEIDVPLFSGYCFVRFGKGTKSSVQKVAGVVEIVGSGGRPEPIPDGEIENLKTLMSSVLPYDPHPYLHEGMVVEVVRGPLRGVRGVLLRKEKRHRLVVGIRLIQQAAAVEIDVRDVEPVSSSFETRSEHGGPLT from the coding sequence ATGACTGTTGAAACGGCGGTTGAGATGAATCCCATCAATCGAACGGATCAAGCCCGAACGGATCAAGCCGACCAGTCCGCTTCTTGGTACGCCCTACGCACAAAATCGCGCCATGAGAAAGTGGTGCGGGATCAATTGGACAGGCAGGGCATCGAGCAGCTTCTCCCAACGGTTCGGCGCTTGAGCCAGTGGAAAGATCGCAAGAAGGAGATCGATGTTCCGCTGTTTTCCGGCTATTGCTTCGTGCGGTTCGGGAAAGGGACGAAGTCGTCGGTGCAGAAGGTCGCCGGTGTGGTGGAGATCGTGGGGAGCGGCGGACGCCCGGAACCGATCCCCGACGGCGAAATCGAAAACCTCAAAACGTTGATGTCGAGCGTGCTGCCGTACGATCCCCATCCCTATTTGCACGAGGGGATGGTGGTGGAAGTGGTTCGAGGTCCGTTGCGGGGGGTGCGCGGGGTGTTGCTGCGCAAGGAGAAACGCCATCGTTTGGTGGTGGGAATCCGGTTGATTCAGCAGGCGGCGGCGGTGGAAATCGACGTGAGAGACGTGGAGCCGGTGAGCAGTTCATTTGAAACAAGGAGTGAACATGGCGGTCCCCTTACTTGA
- the rfbB gene encoding dTDP-glucose 4,6-dehydratase produces the protein MILVTGGAGFIGSNFVLHWLEQVGEPVVNLDKLTYAGNLDNLAGLNGDERHLFVRGDIGDTALVPSLLDRHQPRAVVNFAAESHVDRSIHGPDDFIRTNVVGTFHLLEAVRAYWMKLDPTAQVSFRFLHVSTDEVYGSLESHEPAFRETNPYRPNSPYSASKAAGDHLVRAYHHTYGLPVLTTNCSNNYGPYQFPEKLIPLVIHNALAGKPLPIYGDGRQVRDWLYVEDHCRAICRVLESGVPGETYNVGGWSEKHNLDVVDTICGILDEWRPRSDGRSYRAQVTFVKDRPGHDRRYAIDATKIERELGWKPAETFETGIRKTVRWYLDHDTWVRNVTSGDYRRWIEQHYTQ, from the coding sequence ATGATATTAGTGACGGGCGGGGCCGGATTCATCGGATCGAATTTTGTCCTGCACTGGCTGGAACAGGTCGGCGAACCGGTGGTCAATCTCGATAAGCTTACCTACGCGGGCAATCTTGATAATCTGGCCGGCTTGAACGGCGACGAGCGACACCTGTTCGTTCGCGGCGACATCGGCGATACGGCGTTGGTCCCTTCGCTGCTCGATCGCCATCAGCCTCGCGCCGTCGTCAACTTTGCCGCCGAGAGTCACGTGGATCGATCGATTCACGGACCCGATGATTTCATCCGCACGAACGTGGTCGGGACGTTTCATCTGCTGGAAGCGGTGCGAGCCTATTGGATGAAGCTCGATCCGACGGCGCAAGTGTCGTTTCGGTTTCTTCACGTGTCAACGGATGAAGTGTATGGGTCGCTTGAGTCGCATGAGCCGGCGTTTCGCGAAACGAATCCCTATCGGCCCAACAGCCCCTATTCGGCCAGTAAGGCGGCCGGCGATCATCTCGTGCGCGCCTATCACCATACCTACGGCCTGCCGGTGCTGACGACGAATTGTTCCAACAACTACGGGCCCTATCAGTTTCCTGAAAAACTGATTCCTCTCGTGATTCACAATGCGTTGGCCGGCAAACCGTTGCCGATCTATGGCGACGGCCGGCAGGTGCGCGATTGGCTGTACGTGGAAGACCATTGTCGGGCGATCTGTCGGGTGCTGGAGAGCGGTGTGCCGGGAGAAACGTACAATGTCGGCGGATGGAGCGAAAAACATAATCTGGACGTGGTGGATACCATCTGCGGGATTTTGGACGAATGGCGCCCTCGAAGCGACGGGCGGTCGTACCGGGCACAGGTGACCTTCGTCAAAGATCGGCCCGGTCATGACCGGCGGTACGCCATCGACGCAACAAAGATCGAGCGAGAACTCGGCTGGAAGCCGGCCGAAACGTTTGAAACCGGCATTCGTAAAACCGTCCGTTGGTATTTGGATCATGACACGTGGGTGCGGAACGTGACGAGCGGAGACTACCGCCGCTGGATCGAGCAGCACTACACGCAATAA
- a CDS encoding glycosyltransferase family 9 protein, translating into MNVLIVRPDGIGDVILSIPVATELRRLVPGVKIGFLAGPVAAPILDRHPAVDYVRTMRWTDSLRTLRAAFSNGVDAALFLKPFRRLMWAAFLARVPIRVATGFRWYSLLANRRIYEHRSEFLKHESEYNVEMLKGLGLYPQTGNLPFLVVSEEERQDGAQWWKELSRPRVVVHPGGHSARRWRLGHFGDLAVELARRGYGVVLTGSEKEQREFDREVWSKTPPSFGISNLMGRLSVRELMGVIAAADVVVSGATGPAHMAAALGTAVVSLFDPRRNNLPTRWRPLGTGLLLRPDVPTCEKCLGTACPFWDCLDRLTVGHVAAAVRQAVEDPSPLTVLHL; encoded by the coding sequence CATTGTCAGACCGGACGGTATCGGCGACGTGATCTTGTCGATTCCGGTGGCGACGGAGTTAAGGCGGCTCGTTCCCGGCGTCAAAATCGGGTTCCTGGCCGGTCCGGTGGCCGCGCCGATTCTTGACCGCCATCCTGCCGTGGATTATGTCCGCACGATGCGATGGACAGATTCACTCCGCACTTTGCGCGCGGCATTTTCCAACGGCGTGGACGCGGCGCTCTTTCTCAAGCCGTTTCGACGTCTCATGTGGGCGGCCTTTCTGGCGCGCGTGCCGATTCGCGTCGCGACGGGATTCCGCTGGTACAGTCTGTTGGCCAATCGGCGGATTTACGAGCACCGCAGCGAATTTTTGAAGCACGAGTCAGAATACAACGTGGAGATGCTCAAAGGATTGGGCTTGTATCCGCAAACGGGAAACCTTCCGTTTTTGGTCGTGAGCGAGGAGGAACGACAGGATGGCGCACAGTGGTGGAAGGAATTGTCGAGACCGAGAGTTGTTGTTCACCCGGGAGGCCATTCCGCGCGACGGTGGAGGTTGGGGCATTTTGGGGATCTTGCTGTTGAATTGGCGCGACGGGGATATGGGGTCGTCTTGACCGGCAGCGAGAAGGAGCAAAGAGAGTTTGACCGCGAAGTGTGGTCAAAAACGCCGCCTTCCTTCGGAATCTCCAATCTGATGGGCCGTCTCTCGGTTCGCGAACTCATGGGGGTGATTGCCGCTGCCGACGTGGTGGTGTCCGGAGCCACCGGGCCGGCGCACATGGCGGCGGCGCTGGGGACGGCGGTGGTCAGTCTCTTTGATCCGCGTCGCAACAATCTACCTACAAGATGGCGGCCGTTGGGGACCGGCTTATTGCTCCGTCCCGATGTCCCCACCTGCGAAAAATGTCTCGGCACCGCTTGCCCCTTTTGGGATTGTCTGGACCGGTTGACCGTCGGTCACGTCGCGGCTGCCGTGCGACAGGCGGTGGAGGATCCGTCGCCGTTGACCGTGCTTCACCTCTAA